A region from the Streptomyces tsukubensis genome encodes:
- a CDS encoding DegT/DnrJ/EryC1/StrS family aminotransferase, producing the protein MLAVDGGPRLLPEGTVAPWPYITDEDRRAVGRALDAATPWHWPMRAVQELEEAWAAYTSMPYVVAANSGTAALHMAIAAAGVEPGDEVIVPADTFLASASCVLQANAVPVFADTDPETFNVDPALVEARITGRTRAIVAVDLNGLPADYDALSAVAERHGLPLIEDAAQAHGATYRGRAVGALGTMSGASLNGSKTLSALGEGGLFATRDEEQYALARRVLMFGEELPGRDRDYNARIMGWNYRIDVLAAAFARSQLRRLPEMTRVREANGAALTAALAGVPGIRPPGVPEGRTHVYFFYPLLVMPEELGLDPADVPVAAFRDALAAAVNAEGLGIMRWQPQPVPAQTLFQELRGYGRGCPWSCGHAAAGHAYRPEEYPVAEEICRRRLVLGQSFSSLGPPNGERTMRRYADVFHKVLVEEREALIALARRGAVIDGGR; encoded by the coding sequence GTGCTAGCCGTCGACGGCGGTCCCCGGCTCCTCCCCGAAGGCACCGTCGCGCCCTGGCCGTACATCACGGACGAGGACCGGCGGGCCGTCGGCCGGGCGCTGGATGCGGCGACGCCCTGGCACTGGCCCATGCGGGCCGTGCAGGAGCTGGAGGAGGCGTGGGCGGCGTACACCTCCATGCCGTACGTCGTCGCCGCCAACTCCGGTACGGCCGCCCTGCACATGGCGATCGCCGCCGCGGGCGTCGAGCCCGGCGACGAGGTGATCGTGCCCGCCGACACCTTCCTGGCCTCGGCGTCCTGCGTCCTCCAGGCCAATGCGGTGCCCGTCTTCGCCGATACCGATCCCGAAACCTTCAATGTCGACCCCGCCCTGGTCGAGGCGCGCATCACCGGCCGTACGCGCGCCATCGTCGCCGTCGACCTCAACGGGCTGCCCGCCGACTACGACGCCCTGAGCGCTGTCGCAGAACGTCACGGCCTGCCTCTGATCGAAGACGCGGCCCAGGCGCACGGTGCCACCTACCGGGGCCGGGCGGTGGGGGCGCTCGGCACCATGAGCGGCGCCAGCCTCAACGGGTCGAAGACGCTTTCGGCGCTCGGCGAGGGCGGGCTGTTCGCGACGCGCGACGAGGAGCAGTACGCGCTCGCCCGGCGGGTGCTGATGTTCGGCGAGGAACTGCCGGGCCGGGACCGCGACTACAACGCCCGCATCATGGGCTGGAACTACCGCATCGACGTGCTCGCCGCGGCCTTCGCCCGCTCCCAGCTCCGGCGCCTCCCGGAGATGACCCGGGTCCGCGAGGCCAACGGCGCGGCTCTCACCGCGGCGCTGGCGGGGGTGCCGGGCATCAGGCCGCCGGGCGTTCCCGAAGGCCGTACCCATGTCTACTTCTTCTATCCGCTGCTCGTGATGCCGGAGGAGCTGGGGCTCGACCCGGCCGATGTGCCCGTGGCGGCGTTCCGCGACGCGCTCGCGGCGGCCGTGAACGCGGAGGGCCTCGGCATCATGCGCTGGCAGCCGCAGCCGGTCCCGGCGCAAACCCTCTTCCAGGAGCTGCGCGGATACGGCCGGGGCTGCCCCTGGTCCTGCGGTCACGCCGCCGCGGGGCACGCCTACCGCCCGGAGGAGTATCCGGTCGCCGAGGAGATCTGCCGGCGCAGGCTGGTCCTCGGCCAGAGCTTCAGCTCCCTGGGCCCGCCGAACGGCGAACGCACCATGCGGCGCTACGCCGATGTCTTCCACAAGGTCCTGGTGGAGGAGCGGGAGGCGCTGATCGCGCTGGCGCGGCGCGGGGCGGTGATCGACGGGGGCCGATAG